The following nucleotide sequence is from Longimicrobiaceae bacterium.
CGGGCGGCTGGACCGGGCGAGCGAGGGCCTCCTCCTCTTCAGCAACGACACCCGCTGGGCCGCGCGGATCACGGACCCCGCCACGCACCTGGACAAGACGTACCACGTGCAGGTGGACCGCGTCGCGGACGACGACCTGCTGCGGCGGATCGCGGCGGGCGTGGAGGCCGGGGGCGACTTCCTGGCGGCCAAGCGGGCGGGGCTGCTCCGCTCCGGCACGCGCAGCAGCTGGCTGGAGGTGGTGCTGGACGAGGGGAAGAACCGGCACATCCGCCGCCTGCTGGAAGCGCTCGGCGTGGAGGTGCTGCGGCTGGTGCGGGTGGCGGTGGGACCGCTGGAGCTGGGCGACCTGCCCAAGGGCGCGTACCGGCACCTCACGCCCGAGGAGGTGCAGGCGCTGGACAGGGCGGCCGGGGGCGGCGCTCGGACACCGCACTGAGATGGTGGGTCGGCCCTGATCCGGCTCTCCGGGAGGAGGGGGCGGCACCAGGGGCGCGAGGCAGGCGAGCAGCGCCGGTAGGTCGCGCTGGACGACGTCCCAGACGCGGACGAAGTCGATCCGACGATAATCATGCACGAGCCGGTGCCGCATCCCTACGATTGCCTTCCAGGGGACCTCCGGATGTGCATCGCGAAATCCACGCGAAACGTGCGAAGCTGCTTCCCCGATCAGCTCGATCGCCTTCGCCAGCGCGAACTGGTCACGACGGCTGGCTCTCAGGTGCTCGATCCTAAGTCCCTTCGCCATCGAGCACGCCTCCTGAGCGAAGTCCTGCATGTCCCAGAGATGGGCGAGGTCGCGCTCGTCAGGCTGCATACACCACCCGGTGCGTCGTCAGGATGCTGTGTCGGCGGAAGGGGTTGGTGACCGCCTGCTTCTCCACCAGGTCCACCGGACGATCAAAGAGCACCGCCAGTTCCTCCTCCATCCGCTCCCAGTCCTCCCACCCGAGCTGTGTGCCCGGCGCGAAGACCACGAGCACGTCAACGTCGCTGTCGGGACGGAAGTCGTCGCGCAGCACGGAGCCGAAAAGCGAAAATTCCGTCACGCTCCAGCGCCGACAGAAGTCGGCGATCTTCTCCCGGTCCACGGGGATTCGGAACATGGAGCCTCGCGGGGAGCAACGTTGTGGTGTGCACGCCCGGAGCATAGCGAAAAAGAGCCCCGTCGGACAAGTCCGGCGGGGCTCGCGTCGTTCGGAGGGGAGCAGGATCTATCCCGCGATCCCCCGCAGCGTCCGGGCGGCCAGCGCCCACCCCGCCAGCGGGGCGCGGTCGTCGGCGCGCAGGTCCTCCAGCAGGTCGCGGTAGGCCTGCACCTGCGCGGAGCGGCGGCGGGTGAACTCGTCGAGCGCGGCCTCCACCCCCTCGCCGGTAGCGCCGTCGCGCAGGGTGAGCTGCACGATCCTGCGCTGCGCGCGCGCCACGTCCTCCGCCATGGCCTGGGCGTAGCGCTTCTCCCAGGCCCCATCGCCGGCCGCCCGGAGGAGGATGTGCCGCAGCTCCGCCGTGGCGAAGCGCTCCGAGACGTGGTAGTACGCACGCGCCGTCTCCACCGCGTCCGCGCCGCCCTCCCGCGCGATCCGCAGCACGTCCAGGAGCTGCGGAAGGAAGCGGAGGGTGATGAGCCGCTCGCCGAGGGACCGCTCCACCCCCAGGTCCTGCAGCTCGCCCAGGCGCGCCAGGAAGATCTTGCGGTCCTCCCCGGTGACCGTCCCCGCGAAGCCGGCGCGGAGGCGGCCCAGCCCCTCGTGCAGCTCCTCCACCGCCGCGGCGGTGGAGGCGTCCTCCGGGACGTTGGTGAGGACCCAGTGGGTCGTCGCCTCCAGCACCCGCGCCAGCCCCATGTCCCAGCGGTACACCGTGGCGGTCGGGAAGCGCTCCTCCGCCGCGGCCAGGTCGTCGCGGATCTCCGCCGCGCTCGCGATCCGGCTGGCGATCAGCCAGGCGCGGACCACCGCGGCGATGTCGCTCCCCGTCTCCCGCGCCACCCGGTGCAGGAAGGAGGAGCCCATCAGGTTCACAAGGTCGTTGACCAGCTCCGTGGTCACGATCTCCCGGTGGAGCCGGTGGGCGCGGAGCCGCTCCGGCCCCGCCGCTTCCACCGCCTGCGGCGGGAAGTACCGAGCCAGGTAGGGCTCCAGCGCGGGGTCGTCCGGGAGCGCCGAGGCCAGCAGGTTCGCCTTGGCGTACAGCTTGGCGTGCGCCAGGAGCACCGAGAGCGTCGGGCGGGTGAGGCCGATCCCGCTCTTCGCCTGCTCCAGCATGGTCTCCGTGCTGGGGAGCCCCTCGGCGGCGCGGTCCAGCCGCCGGTCGCGCTCCAGCGCCAGCACCAGCGCCGCGAAGTCGTCCAGCGCCTCGCGGCTGCGCGACTCGTCGAGCGACACGGCCAGCGACTGGCCAACGTTGTTGCGCAGCACCAGGCGGGAGACCTCGTCCGTCATCTCCTCCAGCAGTGCGTTGCGCGCCTCCAGGGTGAGCTCGCCCTCGCGGACCATCCAGTTCAGGAGGATCTTGAGGTTCACCTCGTGGTCGGACATGTCCACGCCGGCGGAGTTGTCGAGCGCGTCCGTGTTGAGCCGCCCGCCGCCCAGCGCGTACTGGATGCGGGCGCGCTGCGTCAGCCCCAGGTTCCCGCCCTCGCCGAGCACCCGGCAGCGCAGCTCGTCCGCGTCGATCCGCACCGGGTCGTTGGTGGTGTCGCCCGCCTCGGCGTGCGTCTCGTCCGAGTGCTTGACGTAGGTGCCGATCCCGCCGTTCCAGAGAAGCTCCACCGGAGCGCGCAGCACCGCCCGGATCAGTCCCTCGCCGTCCACGCTCTCCACCTCGTCCGGGAGCCCCAGCGCGGCGCGCACCTCGGGGGTGAGGTGGACCACCTTGGAGGCGCGGGGGACGATCATCCCCCCCGGCGAGAGGAGCGAGCGGTCGTAGTCCTCCCACGAGGAGCGCGGGAGGGCGAAGATGCGCTCGCGCTCCGCGTAGCTCGTGGCCGGGTCGGGGTCCGGGTCCAGGAAGACGTGCCGGTGGTCGAAGGCGGCGACGAGGCGGATCTGCCGGGACAGGAGCATCCCGTTCCCGAACACGTCGCCGCTCATGTCGCCGATCCCGGCCACCGTGAAGGGCTCCGCCTGGATGTCCTTGCCCATCTCGCGGAAGTGGCGCTTCACGCACTCCCAGGCGCCCCGGGCGGTGATCCCCTCGCGCTTGTGGTCGTACCCGTGGCTCCCGCCGGAGGCGAAGGCGTCGCCCAGCCAGAAGCCGTACTCGGCGGCCACCGCGTTCGCCACGTCGGAGAGGTGCGCCGTCCCCTTGTCGGCGGCCACCACCAGGTACGGGTCGTCGCCGTCGTAGCGGACCACCCCCTCCGGAGGCATCACCCGGCCCTCCACGAGGTTGTCGGTCAGGTCCAGCAGCCCGCGCATCAGGGTGCGGTACTGGTCCGCCGCCTCCTGCCCCATCAGGTCGCGGTCCGCATGGACGCGCTTGGTGATGAAGCCGCCCTTCGAGCCGGAGGGGACGATGACGGCGTTCTTGACCACCTGCGTGGTCACCAGCCCCAGGATCTCGGTGCGGAAGTCGTCCGGCCGGTCCGACCAGCGGATCCCGCCGCGCGAGACCGCGGCGCCGCGCAGGTGGATCCCCTCCATGCGCGAGGAGTGCACGTACACCTCGAAGAGGAGGCGCGACTTCTTGAGCTCCTCCACGTCCGCCGAGCAGACCTTGAGCGAGACGTACGGCACGCCGCCGCTGCGCCGCGTGGGGTCGGCGCCGCCGTTGCGGTAGTAGTTGGTGCGGACGGTGCCGCCCACCAGCGCGATCATCTTGCGCAGCGCGCGGTCGTCCGCCAGCGAGGTGACCGCCTCCAGCGCGTGGCCGAGGTCGCTCCGCAGCGCGTCCTGCTCCGCGGCGGGCGCGGTCGCGGCGGGGTCGAAGCGGGCCTCGAAGTACCCGAAGAGCCGGCGCGCCACCTCCGGGTAGCGGGCGAGCGCCCGCGCCGGGGCCAGACGCGTGGGGACGGCGCCGATCTGCGCCGCGTAGTTGGCGTAGGTGCGCAGCACGTCCACCTGGCGCCAGCGCAGCCCGGCGCCCAGCGTCAGCGCGTTGAAGGGGTCCTCCGGGGCGTCGCCCGCCCAGACCGCCAGGAGCATCTCGGACAGGACGCCGAAGCGCTCCCCCGGGATCTGCGCGCCGTCCTGGTCCTGCACCAGGAAGGAGTAGATCATGAAGGCCGGGAGATCTTCCCCGGTGACCGCGAAGGTGTCGATCTCGATGACGCGGACGCCGGCGTCCTCCAGGATCGGCATGAAGTCGGAAAGGACGAGCCGCCGGTCGCGCAGGTACAGCTTGAGGACGGTGGTCCGCCCCAGCTCCCCCGCCCTCACTTCCGGCGGGTTGCGGAGCGCCACGGCCACCTCGCGCTGGTCGCGGCGCATCCGCTCCAGCTGCAGCACGTCGTGCACGGCCGCGACCGGGGAGTTGGCGGCGCGGTACTCGGCGCTGAAGGCGGGGGCGTACAGCTCCGCCAGCTCGCCGCCCTCGCCGGTCCCGCCCAGCCCGTCGCGCAGCCGGTCCTCCCAGGAGCGGATCAGCTGCGAGACCTCGCGCTCCAGGTCGCGCGGGTCCACCGCGTCCACGCTCCGGTCCGGGGTGGAGACGTAGAAGTGGAGCCGCGCCTGGTCCGCCGCGCTCATGGCCAGGTAGTAGTGCACCACCTCGCCGCCCAGGCGGCGGCTGATGGCCTCCTGGATGGCGCGGCGCACCTCGCCGCTGAACTTGCCGCGCGGGAGGATCACCATCACGCTGGCGCCCTCCCGGAGGTTGTCCGGGCGGAGGATCACCCGCACCTCGTCGGAGAAGAGGAGGGCGAGGATGGTCTGCACCTCCTGCTCCAGCTCCACCACGGAGGCCTGGAACAGCTCCTCCTTGGGCATGGAGTTGAAGATGGTGATCATCTCCTTGTAGTCGTGCGATCCGGGGCGGGTGCCGGAGGCGGAGAGGATCTGGGCCAGCTTCTGCCGGAGGATGGGGATGGACTCGGCGTGCTCGGCGTACGCCTTGGAGGTGAAGAGCCCCAGCAGGCGGTGCTCGCCCACCACGCGCCCGGAGGCGTCCAGCTTCTTGACGCCGATGTAGTCCATGCGGGCGCGGCGGTGCACCGTGGCCTCGGACTCGGCCTTGTTGATGATGAGGATGGGACCGCCCACCACCCGCCGCCGCAGCTCCTCGGGGAGCTCGGAGACGGGGACCGGGGTGGAGTAGCGGGAGGGGCGCTCGTCGCGCAGGATCCCCAGCCCGGACCCTTCCTCCACCCGCACCGCGCGCCTCTCGTCCTCGCCCACGATGTCGTAGCCCCGGTAGCCCAGGAAGACGAAGTTGCCGTCCTTGAGCCAGCGGAGGAACTCCTCCACCTCGTGGCAGTCCGCGGCGTGGTCCGGGAGGCAGGCGCCGTATCCGCGCACCGTGGCGGCCACCCGGTCCACCGCGTCCAGCATCTCGTCGAAGTCGGCGGTCGCCACCACCACGTCCGTGAGCCGCCGCTCCACCTCGCCCAGCACCTCGGCGTGCCGCTCCGCCGGGAGGCGCTCCACCTCGCAGTGCACCAGCGCCTCCAGCGTCCCCTCCCCCGTGTCGCCGATCCACTCCACCCGGCCGTCCGCGTCGCGGCGCACCGTGAGCACCGGGTACACGAAGTGGTGGATCGCGATCTGCTGCGAGGTGAGGTACTCGCGCAGGGTGTCCACGATGAAGGGGCGGTCCACCACGTGCGCGCGGATCACCGTGGCCGGGGCGCTCCACCCCTCGGCGCCCGGGTTGAGCACCTCCACGTTGACCTCGTCGGGGCGGGCGCGCTGCACGAAGTGGAAGGCGCCCACCGCCTGCGCGGCCAGGTGGGGGAGCGGGCGCTCCTGCAGCACCGCGCGGGGGATCTTGGCGAAGAAGATGCGCGCGAAGGCGCAGAGCAGGGCGGCGTCCTCGCCGTGCTGCGTGCGTTCCAGAAAGCTGCAGAGCTCGTCCACCGTGGCGGCGGCGGGCGCGTCGGAGACGGTCGAAATGCTCATTCAACGAAAGCATGTGAAGGGTACCGGGCCGTGCGGCGGCAATGTAATGAATCGGGGCCGGTTTGGCACCGGCCCCGATTCGGAGCGCCTCACGCCGCGGAGCGCGGACCGGCCGGCTCCGCCGGCCGCTCCCCCTCCCGTAGCAGTCCACCGACCCGGTCGAGGTACGTGTCCACCTCGAAGGGCTTGGTCACGAAGCGGTCCGGACGCGTGCGGAGGAGCTCGCTCAGCTTCTGGTCGTACTGGTTCCCGGTCACGAACAGGAACCGGTCCGCGAGCGGGGGACGCTCCCGGAGAACCCACTGGAAGAGCGCCACCCCGTCCATCTCCCCCGGCATCTTGATGTCCGAGATCACCAGGTCGACGTCGCGGGCCTCCAGAACGTCGCGGGCCTCCTCCCCGGAAGCGGCGAGCAGCACCTCCACGTCCAGACGGCCCAGCAGGCGCCCCTGCAGCGCGCGGAGCGGCTCCTCGTCCTCCACCACCAGCACGGTTCGCCTCGCCGGGGGTGCGCTCCGGACCCGGGCCGGGGGCTCCACCGGGCGGACCTCCTCCAGCGGGGCCGCGGAGCGCAGACGGATCTCGAAGCACGCTCCGCCCCCGTACCGGCTGGAGGCGGTGACCGTCCCGCCGAACTCCTCGACGAAGCGGTGCACCAGGGTGAGGCCCAGACCGGTCCCCGCCCCCACCGGCTTGGTGGTGTAGAAGGGATCGAAGATGCGCTCCGGCTCCTTCAGCCCCGGGCCGTCGTCCTCGAACGTCACGGACACCCAGTTCGGCTCCACCCGCCGCACGCGGACGCAGAGCGTGGTCCCGCCCCCCCCGGAGAGCGCGTCGAGCGCGTTGTTGATGACGTTCAGGAAGACCTGCTGAAGCCGCTGGGACTCGGCGGTGACCAGGATCCCGTCGGGCAGCTCCTCCGTCAGGCGCACGCCCGCGAGCGCGAACGCGCGGCGCCGCAGGCCGATGGCCACGTGGAGGGCTTCCGCCAGGTCGACCGCCGCCAGGGCGGAATCCGAGCTGCGCGAGAACTGCAGGAGGTTCCGCACCAGGTTGCGAGCCCGCACTCCCTCCGAGATGATCGGGTCGACCAGCTCCGCGCGCAGCTCGGCCAGCTCCGCGTCCCCGCGCTCGTCCAGCTCCTGGCGGAGCAGCTGCCCGTACCCCAGCACGCTGGTGAGCGGGTTGTTGATCTCGTGGGCCAGACCCGCCAGCATCCCCCCCAGCGCTCCCAGCTTCTCGCTCTGGATCAGCTCCTGCCGGGCACGGCGCAGCCGTTCCACGGTGTCCGCCAGCTCCGCGTTGCGGACCTCCACCTCGTCCCGGGCCGTCCGGAGCCGCCGGGCCATCTCGTTGAAGCTCCGGGCCACCTCGCCCAGCTCGGTCCGGTCGTCGAGCGGGATCTCGTGCCCGAACTCCCCCATCCCCACCCGCTCCGCTCCCGCCTTAAGCGCCCCCAGCGCGCCGAGGAGGCCGCGGAGTGTGCCGAACGCCAGGAGAGATCCAAGGATCGAGGACAGGCCGAACAGGACCCAGACCACGCGGGAGGTGGTCCGGTCCGTCCGGGCGAGCGCTTCGCTCCCCGTCCGGATCCGCTCCTTTTCCCGGCGCACCGCTTCGGGGAGGTCCTTTTCCAGCAGCGCCCGCGCGAGCGGCTCGCCGACGAGCACGAGCTCGGAGATGGCGTGGGACGGGTTGGTGGACAGGTTGTCGTAGAACGTCTTCCAGGAGGTGGCAAGCGCCTGGGCCCGCGCCCGCATCTCCCGCACCGCCGGCTCCCCGCCGGGGCCGGTGCTCAGGACCGGGGCCTCCAGGCGCGCCGGGACCGCGTCGATCGCGGCGTGGGTCCGCTCCCGCTCGGAGGCGGTAGAGGGGACCGCATCGGCCCCCAGCAGCCCGCTGACGACGCGGACCTGCCGGTTCTGGTTTTCCAGCGCGGCGATGGTCTCCAGCAGGATCTCCTGGCGGGCGACCGCGTTGCGCAGCTCCGTGAGCACGCGCGCGCGCTGTCTCGTCGCCCACACGTGCGCGCCGACGTTCACCGCGCCGAGGGCAAGCAGGACGCCGACGGTCACCACCAGCCGCGCGCGGACGGAGGATGCCCGCAGCACGTCCGCCACGCGCGAGGACGGGGACTTCCGGGCGGGATTCATCATCGCAGGGGATAGCCGGACTCGCCGGGGAGCCTGCCGTCGACCCGGAGGACCGTCACCTTTCCGTCCACCGCGCTGGCGGGGATGATCGCCACCGCCCCCGGGATCAGGGGCACGAGCCGGAGCGCCGTCGCCGTCCCGTCCACCATCTTGGGCCCGGAGGAAACCTCCGCCCGGAAGATCTTCGCGATCCAGTACCGGCGGAACGCGGCCTCGTTCATCCGATACACCTCCCGCAGCATCACTTCCCGCGACTGCGAGCCGGGGGGAAGGACGAGGAGGGTGACCCGGCTGCCGCCCGGCCAGAACTGCTGCTCGCCCAGGAACGTGGCCCTGAGCCTGTCCAGGGAGACGTCACGCACACCGGACCCCGGGTGCGCGATCACCGCCATGTCCCCCCCCTTCGGGGCCTGGCTCGCCACGGCGTCGACGCCGGACGCGAGAACGATGGCGCCGGCCGCGAGCAGGGTACGGATGCGGCGGAGCCACCGCGTCGGCAGTAGAGTCCACATACCGGCCCTACGGGTCCGACTCGGTGGTCTCGGGGGCGCCGTGCGCCACCGCGGTCTGGTGGGACCCACCGAAGGTGAAGCTCAGCTGCAGTGCGAGGGTGTTGAAGAGCTCGGGGCTGTCGAGTCGCTCGCGGCGGTACTCCGCCTTGAGCGCCGCAACGGGGGCGAAGTCGTACCGGATGCCGGCGATGGCGACCTCCCGGTCGAGCCCGGCGGCCGCGAAGACCGGGTCGTCCTCGGACACGGCCACGCGCTCGGCCCGCAGGTACGGCTTCAGGGCGCGCGCGCCCCCGGGAAGCCGGTACCCGAGCTGGGCGTAGTACGCGTCGGTGCGGGTCGTCTCGCCCCCACGCGGACGGTGGAGCACCCGCGCGTACTCCGCCAGGAGCTCCGGGGTCTCCCGGCTCCAGGCAAGGTGCGCCGACACGATCCGCTCGTCCACGGCGTCCCGTGACGGTACGGAGATCCGGTCACCGTAGACGGAGCCACCCACCTGCAGCCCGAAGAGGCGGGGCGGGCGGGCGTGGCCGCTCACGACCCACGCACGGCTCGAGTTGGCATCCCCGGCGTCCCCTGCCCGGCCGATGTGCGTGTGACGTCCGTTCCCGATCCCCGCGGCGTAGCCCAGCCCCAGCGGGCCCGTCGGGAAGGAGCCCTCGGCCATCACTCCCACGAAGTGGACGGGAAGCACCGCGCCCCCGCCGCGGATCAGCTCCGGACGTGCGACCGAGGTCTGCAGCCACTGCCCGTGATGGTACGCCGTATTCCAGTAGCTCACGGGAGTGTGGTAGCGCCCCGCCGAAAGCTTGAGCGCATCCAGGACGTCGTAGCGCAGGACGGTCCGCTCCACCTCCAGGTTGAACCCCGCC
It contains:
- a CDS encoding pseudouridine synthase, yielding RRPGVGLARALSKLGFCSRSRAQALIAEGRVRVGGTVRRDPELRVDPERDRIEVDGERVGAEARVYLALNKPRGVVTTASDERGRGTVYDCIDDPALPWISPVGRLDRASEGLLLFSNDTRWAARITDPATHLDKTYHVQVDRVADDDLLRRIAAGVEAGGDFLAAKRAGLLRSGTRSSWLEVVLDEGKNRHIRRLLEALGVEVLRLVRVAVGPLELGDLPKGAYRHLTPEEVQALDRAAGGGARTPH
- a CDS encoding nucleotidyltransferase domain-containing protein, which encodes MFRIPVDREKIADFCRRWSVTEFSLFGSVLRDDFRPDSDVDVLVVFAPGTQLGWEDWERMEEELAVLFDRPVDLVEKQAVTNPFRRHSILTTHRVVYAA
- a CDS encoding NAD-glutamate dehydrogenase produces the protein MSISTVSDAPAAATVDELCSFLERTQHGEDAALLCAFARIFFAKIPRAVLQERPLPHLAAQAVGAFHFVQRARPDEVNVEVLNPGAEGWSAPATVIRAHVVDRPFIVDTLREYLTSQQIAIHHFVYPVLTVRRDADGRVEWIGDTGEGTLEALVHCEVERLPAERHAEVLGEVERRLTDVVVATADFDEMLDAVDRVAATVRGYGACLPDHAADCHEVEEFLRWLKDGNFVFLGYRGYDIVGEDERRAVRVEEGSGLGILRDERPSRYSTPVPVSELPEELRRRVVGGPILIINKAESEATVHRRARMDYIGVKKLDASGRVVGEHRLLGLFTSKAYAEHAESIPILRQKLAQILSASGTRPGSHDYKEMITIFNSMPKEELFQASVVELEQEVQTILALLFSDEVRVILRPDNLREGASVMVILPRGKFSGEVRRAIQEAISRRLGGEVVHYYLAMSAADQARLHFYVSTPDRSVDAVDPRDLEREVSQLIRSWEDRLRDGLGGTGEGGELAELYAPAFSAEYRAANSPVAAVHDVLQLERMRRDQREVAVALRNPPEVRAGELGRTTVLKLYLRDRRLVLSDFMPILEDAGVRVIEIDTFAVTGEDLPAFMIYSFLVQDQDGAQIPGERFGVLSEMLLAVWAGDAPEDPFNALTLGAGLRWRQVDVLRTYANYAAQIGAVPTRLAPARALARYPEVARRLFGYFEARFDPAATAPAAEQDALRSDLGHALEAVTSLADDRALRKMIALVGGTVRTNYYRNGGADPTRRSGGVPYVSLKVCSADVEELKKSRLLFEVYVHSSRMEGIHLRGAAVSRGGIRWSDRPDDFRTEILGLVTTQVVKNAVIVPSGSKGGFITKRVHADRDLMGQEAADQYRTLMRGLLDLTDNLVEGRVMPPEGVVRYDGDDPYLVVAADKGTAHLSDVANAVAAEYGFWLGDAFASGGSHGYDHKREGITARGAWECVKRHFREMGKDIQAEPFTVAGIGDMSGDVFGNGMLLSRQIRLVAAFDHRHVFLDPDPDPATSYAERERIFALPRSSWEDYDRSLLSPGGMIVPRASKVVHLTPEVRAALGLPDEVESVDGEGLIRAVLRAPVELLWNGGIGTYVKHSDETHAEAGDTTNDPVRIDADELRCRVLGEGGNLGLTQRARIQYALGGGRLNTDALDNSAGVDMSDHEVNLKILLNWMVREGELTLEARNALLEEMTDEVSRLVLRNNVGQSLAVSLDESRSREALDDFAALVLALERDRRLDRAAEGLPSTETMLEQAKSGIGLTRPTLSVLLAHAKLYAKANLLASALPDDPALEPYLARYFPPQAVEAAGPERLRAHRLHREIVTTELVNDLVNLMGSSFLHRVARETGSDIAAVVRAWLIASRIASAAEIRDDLAAAEERFPTATVYRWDMGLARVLEATTHWVLTNVPEDASTAAAVEELHEGLGRLRAGFAGTVTGEDRKIFLARLGELQDLGVERSLGERLITLRFLPQLLDVLRIAREGGADAVETARAYYHVSERFATAELRHILLRAAGDGAWEKRYAQAMAEDVARAQRRIVQLTLRDGATGEGVEAALDEFTRRRSAQVQAYRDLLEDLRADDRAPLAGWALAARTLRGIAG
- a CDS encoding ATP-binding protein; the protein is MMNPARKSPSSRVADVLRASSVRARLVVTVGVLLALGAVNVGAHVWATRQRARVLTELRNAVARQEILLETIAALENQNRQVRVVSGLLGADAVPSTASERERTHAAIDAVPARLEAPVLSTGPGGEPAVREMRARAQALATSWKTFYDNLSTNPSHAISELVLVGEPLARALLEKDLPEAVRREKERIRTGSEALARTDRTTSRVVWVLFGLSSILGSLLAFGTLRGLLGALGALKAGAERVGMGEFGHEIPLDDRTELGEVARSFNEMARRLRTARDEVEVRNAELADTVERLRRARQELIQSEKLGALGGMLAGLAHEINNPLTSVLGYGQLLRQELDERGDAELAELRAELVDPIISEGVRARNLVRNLLQFSRSSDSALAAVDLAEALHVAIGLRRRAFALAGVRLTEELPDGILVTAESQRLQQVFLNVINNALDALSGGGGTTLCVRVRRVEPNWVSVTFEDDGPGLKEPERIFDPFYTTKPVGAGTGLGLTLVHRFVEEFGGTVTASSRYGGGACFEIRLRSAAPLEEVRPVEPPARVRSAPPARRTVLVVEDEEPLRALQGRLLGRLDVEVLLAASGEEARDVLEARDVDLVISDIKMPGEMDGVALFQWVLRERPPLADRFLFVTGNQYDQKLSELLRTRPDRFVTKPFEVDTYLDRVGGLLREGERPAEPAGPRSAA